The Clostridium sporogenes region GTAATTTTTAATATAGGGTTGATTAAACCAACTACCAACTATAGCTTTCTCTCCATCATTAAATATAATTGTAGTTAAAATTTTACCTGTTCTTGTTCTCACATCTCTTTTTATATTTTCTACCTGCACTTTAATTATTACTTTTTTATTTGCTAACTTATCTTTATTATAGTTATCTATAAATTCATAATCTCTTGGAAAATACAAAAGTAAATCCATTATATTAAATATCATGCATTTTTCTAATTGTTCTTTAGTTTTAGGACCAACTCCTTTTAAAGTAGTTATAGGACTATATACATTCATAAACTTCCTCCTATATAAAGGATTCTATAGTAAATAACAAATTCTTCTAAATTTAAGATAAATATTCCTTCTAAAAAAACTTTAACCTAAACTAAGAATCCCTTGCCAATATTATTTTTTATAAAGAAGTAATAGAAATTTAAATTGTATAAATAAACTTTAAATACAATAAAAAAAGCCCTTAGGCTTTTTTTATTCTACAGACATTATAAAATAATATAATGGTTGTTTTCCATTATAACATTGAATATCTAAATCTTCATATTTTTCTTCTAATTCTTCTATAAATTCTTCTACCTTTTCTTCATCACAATCTTTTCCATAGAATATACTTATAAGTTCACTGTCTTCACTTATCATTTCTTCTAAAACAGCTTTTGAAACTTCAAAAATATCCTTTCCTACTTCAGATATTTTACCTTCTATTAAGCCTAGTATATCATTTTCTTTAATTATTTTTCCGTCCATTTCCGTATCCCTAACTGCATAAGTTATAGATCCTGTAGCTACTGCCTTTATAGCTTCATTCATATTATCTTCATTTTCTTTTGATTCTGCCTCTGGATTAAACATTGTTATGCTTGTTATGCCTTGTGGTATAGTTTTTGTAGGTATAACTATTATATTTTTTTCTGATAACTCTGCTGCTTGTGTTGCTGCCATAATTATATTTTTATTATTTGGTAGTATAAATATATTTTCTGCATTTATTTTATTTATAGCCTTAACTATATCCTCTGTACTTGGATTCATAGTTTGACCGCCTTCTATAACTTCATCTACACCCAAATCTTTAAATATTTCTGTTATGCCTTCTCCTAATGCTACAGATATAAATCCATATTTTTTTAATTCGCTGTCTTCTTTTTCCAGTTTATTTTCTTCACTATTCATGTCTATTATATGTTGATGTTGCTCTCTCATGTTATCTATTTTTATTTTAGAAAGTGGTCCAAGCTTTATAGCTTTAGAAAGTATATCTCCTGGATCATTTGTATGAATATGAACCTTTACTAAGCCATCTGCAGCCACTACTATCATAGAATCTCCTAAAGGTTCTAACTCACCTTTGAATTTATCTACATCTACATTTTCTGCCATAACAAAAAATTCTGTACAATATCCAAATTCTATATTTTCTTCATATTGTTGAACTTTAGTACTAGTATTAAAGACTTTGCTTTCTCCGCCTACTTCCACTTCAAGATCCTTATCCAATGCCTCTAACATTCCCTGTAATATTATTAATAAGCCTTGACCACCTGCATCTACTACCTTTGCCTTTTTTAGTACAGGAAGCATATCTGGTGTTTTATTTAATACTACTTCACTATGTTCACAAACATCCTTTAGTAAAGAAGTTACATTCTCTGCTTCACTTTTTACCGCACTCTCTCCTGCAGCTCTTATAATTGTTAGTATAGTCCCCTCTGTAGGTCTCATTACAGCTTTATAGGCAGACTTTGATCCCTCTAATAGTGCATTTGCAAATTCCCTTGCATCTACCTCATCCTTATCCTCTAGACCTTTAGATATTCCTCTAAATATTTGAGATAGTATAACTCCTGAGTTACCTCTGGCTCCCATAAGAGCTCCTTTAGCTACTTTTTTAGCTATTTCTCCTATTGACTCCTTCTTTAATCCTTCTATTTCTTTTACCGCAGATCTAAAGGTCATAGACATATTTGTTCCTGTATCACCATCTGGTACTGGGAAAACATTCAGAGAATTTACAAATTCTTTTTTTTCTTCTAATTTGTTACTCCCATTTATCACCATATTATAAAAATCTGCACCTTTTATTTTTATATGTTCCATTTATGACTTACCTCCTAAACTCTAACACCCTGAACATTTACAGTAATACTGGAAACTTTAAGTCCTGTATAGTTTTCTATGTTATATCTTATCTTTTGTATAATATTATTAGCTATTACAGATATTTTAGTTCCGTATTCTACTATTATATATAATTCTATGTTTAATTTATCTTCAACAGCACGAATTTTAACACCTTTATTAAAACTTTCTCCTTTAATCAATTCCCAAAGACCATCTGTTGCATTCTTAGATGCCATTCCAACCACACCATAGCATTCCATTGTAGATACACCTACAATATTAGCAACTACATCTTCAGCATAATCTATATGTCCATATTCATTAGTTAACTTTCCTATCATGAAAGAAACCTCCTTATATTATCATATAGTTTATTTTATATTAAATGAAGGATTTATTCAAGGAAATATATTATTATTAATGCTTTTTTTGCTATATTCTAAACTATTTACTTGCATATAGCATATATTCTGTGGTAAAATTATTAATGTTTGAATTGAGAAGTATAAACTTCACAATTTTAGGGAGGTGTTTTTAAATGTCAAGAAAATGCGAGATATGTGGTAAAGGCGTTGTTTACGGTGTTCAATACAGCCATTCACATCGTCAATCTAAAAGATCCTTTGCTCCTAACATAAAGAGAGTTAAAGCAATAGTTAATGGAACTCCAAAAAGAGTTCATGTTTGTACTAGATGCCTACGTTCAGGAAAGGTACAACGTGCTATATAACACAAAAAATGCAGTTGTTTAAACAATTGCATTTTTTATTTTATGTTTTTTATTTTTTAACTCTTTTTATTTTTTTTATTATATTTGATAAAAACTTGGGAAGCTTTATTGCAACTATTTTCATATAACACACCTCTACATAAATTAATTCTTTACTAGGTTTTATCAATAAATAAAAACTGTTATAAAATTTAACAGCTGTATAATAAATATATATATCATTATAAATTGCTATTTTATATTAACGCTATCTGCACTTATTCATTATCCACCAACCTATATATATAAGTCCAAATCCCACTGCTAAAAGCCATCCCCATATAGGTACTATAATAGTAACAACTATTCCAAGTCCAATAGAACCAACTATAATTCCTAATTTTTTGTTACTTTTTCTTCCCATACATATATGCCCTCCTATAGCTTATATACTATAATATGCAAACCTATTCAAGAATGTGAATATTAAAAAATTCATACCTTAGATTTAATTTTAGCGCCTCAAATATAAAAAAACACACTCATAAACCAATTCATTTTACTAAAAAATTGCAAAATTTGCTCGTATGGTTTATTACGTGTATTTTTTATCTTTACTATATTAAAATCAAGTCTATTTTAAGACACCCTAATTTTATTTTTGTATAGAATTTTTAAAAATATATACTTTTTTTCTAACAATATAAAATTCATTTCATTGATAAAACTTATCATATAGCCATCATCAAATAATTTTAGTTTGAAGTAAAATTTGTTACAAATTCATGCTAAACTTTAATCATCACTATCTTTGCTTATAATAACAATTAACGTTCCACTCTTAATGTGTATATGTAATTCTTTATCCGTAAATTCATTTGAAGTTGTTAAGGTATCTCCCATTTTTAATGTATAGTTTTCTAATGGAAATTTAGCATTAAAAAGTGTAACTCCTTCCACATTAGAACCATAAGCCTGTAATGAAAAATAATTTGATTTTCTAGGTTTTAATGAAATATTTTTATCTGTTAAAAATATTTCATTATTTTCATCCTTTATATAGGCTTTTATATTATTTTTTAAACATATTTCTAAAAATCCTAAATTTCCTAATATATGATCTATTCTATTGCCTATACACCCTAATAAAGCTATAGTATCCGCTTTAAGATCTATAGCCTTATTTAAAGCTACCAACCCATCTGTAAAATCTTTATCCTTTGGATATTTGTCCATATACACTCCCTTTTTTTTAAAATAAGAAAACGTTTTTTTATCTATGGAATCCATATCTCCTAATATAAAATCAGGTGTTATACCATATTCATAAAGGCAATTAGCACCGCTATCCGCACATATTATATAAGAACAATCTTTCATTTCTTGTTTCAAAAGTTCTTTAGAAGGTGCCTTCCCCCCTGCTATTATTATTACCTTCATTTTATAATGCCTCTCTTAACACCTTTATATTTTTTTCTATTTCCCCATTTTTAAATACTGCTGAACCTGCTACTAAAAGATTAGCACCACAATCTGCTACTTCTTTTATATTATCTTTAGTAACTCCTCCGTCCACTTCTATTATTAATTCCTTATTATATTTTTCACTTAAAGCCTTAACTTCCTTTATTTTTTCTGAAGCATATTTAATATATTTTTGTCCTCCATAACCTGGATTTACAGACATAATAAGCACCATATCTAAAGAAGGAATTAAATCCTTAATACAACTTACAGGTGTACCTGGATTTAAAGCCACCGCTGCCTTTATTCCAAAACTTTTTATATAATTTATTGTTCTGTCTATATGTTTATCTGCTTCATAGTGAACTGAGATTATATCTGCTCCTGCCTTTGCAAAATCTTCTATATATTTAGAAGGTTCTTCTATCATAAGATGCACATCAAAAGGTTTATTCGTTAAATTTCTTATACTTTTAATTATTGGGATTCCAAAAGAAATGTTAGGAACAAATCTACCATCCATTACATCTATATGTATAACATCTGCCCCATATTTATCTAGATTTTTTATGTCCTCTCCTAGTTTAGAAAAATCTGCTGAAAGTATTGATGGCGCTATTTTTACCATTTTTTCTTCCTCCTATTCATAATTTCTTCTAAAGTTTTTATATAAAAGTCATATCTATTTTTGTTTATATGGCCTTCTTCTACTGCTTTTTTAACTACACAATTAGGCTCTCTATAATGAAGACATCCTGTAAATTTACATTCTCCTATAAAATCACGAAATTCTGGAATACAATGTAATAAATTTTCTTTTTCCATAAAACTTATATCTAAAGAAGAAAATCCAGGAGTATCCACTAATAATCCTTCGTCTACATATATAAGCTCACTGTGACGAGTAGTATGTTTTCCTCGCTTTAATTTTTCGCTTATATTTCCTGTTAGCATAGTTTCCTTCCCTATAATTTTATTTAACATAGTAGATTTTCCTACACCAGAAGGTCCACAAAATACAGTTACATTATCCTTTATTAATTTTTTAATTATATCCATATTTTTCTCTTCTTTAGCATTTAAAAATATTATATCATACCCTGCTTGTTCTATCATGAAAATAATATCTTTATAGTCTTCTTTATTTACTAAATCCATCTTATTAAAACATACTATAGCTTTCAAATTATTGTATTCACACAAAAGTAAAAATTTATTTAAAAGATCTATGTTTATATCAGGATTTTTAAAAGAGAATACCACTAAAGCTTGAGTTACATTTGCAACGGCTGGTCTAAATAATTCACTTTTTCTATCATATATCTTCTCTATGGCACCCTTATTATTTTTGTCTATACTTATTTCTACATAATCACCAATCATAGGGGTAAGTTCAGTATGTCTGAACTTACCCCTTGCCTTACATTCTATAATTTCTTCACTATCATCCAATTTAATATAATAAAATCCACCTATACCTTTTATTATAGTTCCTTTTATAGTTTCTTTCATGCTACCTCCCTATTCTGCATCAAGAAGTTTAGAATTGATTTTATGTTATAAAAATATACTATAGCACTCCATCTAATAAAAGATGGAGTATCTATATTTTTAAATAATTTTTAATGTAAAAACTATATGATTTTAAAAACATTATTCATATTTTTCCTATCATTAACAATCTATTTTTTTTGATCCTTTGGTTTTTCTGGTGTTTTGTTTTGTTCATTATTATTTTCATTATTATTTTCATTATTATTCTCGTTATTATTCTCGTTATTATTCTCGTTATTATTATTGTTGTTATTATTATTGTTATTATTATTGTTATTATTATTGTTGTTATTATTATTGTTGTTGTTGTTGGTATTATTGTTGTTATTATTTTCTGGTTCTGGTTTTGGTTCTGGTTTTGGTTTTTTGTATTTGTAATAGGATATACTTACGGAAGAACCTTGTTTTATGCTTTGTCCTGCACCTATACTTTGTGATGCCACTTGGCCATCTAAGGATTGATCTTCTGTAATAATAGCCTTTGAACCTCCCATAGATAATCCTGCATTAGCTAAAGCATTTTGAGCTCCATCTATAGATTTTCCTATTAAGTTAGGTACTGTTGAGTATTTAACTTCTGGACCATTACTTATAACTAAACTAATTTCTTCTCCTTCTTTTAATTCTGCATCTACATCTGGAGTTTGACTTATTACTTTTCCAGCAGCTACATTGTCATTAAATTCATATTTTACATTCCCTATTTTTAATTTAAGATCTTGTATTGCTTTTTTAGCAGCATCTAATTCCATTCCCTTTAAATTAGGCACAACTACTACATTTCCAGAACTTATACTAACTCTTACTTCGGAATTTTCCGCTACCTTTTCACCGGATTTTGGATAAGATTCTATTATAGTTCCTTCTTTTTTATCACTTTTAACCTTTTGAGCCACTACTAATTTTAATTTTTTCTCTCTTAATACTTTTTCTGCTTCTTCTTTAGTAAGTCCTACTACATTAGGAACTTCTACCTTTTTCCCTCCTGATTTATTGAAGGCCAAATATGCAGATACAGATCCTACAACTAAAAATAAAACTGCCATAGCTATTCCTAATATTAATTTTTTATTTGTTTTACCCTTATTACTTCTTTTCTTTTTATCCTCTATTTCATCCTCTTCATCTTCATACTCATCATCTTCATATTCCTCATCATCATCTTCATATTCATCATTTTGAGCCATTTCTTTTATTTTGTCATTTATAACCGCTGTGTCCATTACTCTAGTAACATCGTTTTCTGACATATTACTAGATCCATTTAATATACTTTCATTATTTTCTATTCTGGCTAAATCTTCTTCTAAGCTTTTTATAGTTTGGTATCTTTTTATAGGGTTTTTTTCCAAACACTTTAGCACTAAACTATTTACGCTCTCTGGTATTTTATCATCTATTTCTTTTGGAGCTACCACTTCATTTTGTATATGTTTTACTGCTACAGATACAGGGCTTTCTCCATCGAAGGGAACTTTTCCTACAAGCATCTCATACATTACTATACCTAAAGAATATATATCTGTTCTTGAATCCACAAAACTCCCCTTAGCTTGTTCAGGTGAAAAATAATGAGCTGATCCCATTACTTTACTAGAATTAGTTATAGTAGCTGAATTTGACGCCTTAGCTATTCCAAAATCAGTAACCTTAATAATGCCTTCTTTTGTAACTAATATATTGTGTGGCTTTATATCTCTATGTATAATATTGTTTCTATGAGCACAAACTAAAGCACTAGCTATTTGTTTTGATATTCTAACAGTTTCCTTAGGTTCTATTTTCCCTTTTTCCACTATTAATTCTTTTAAAGTTTTACCATCTACATATTCCATAACTATATAATGTATATTATTTTCAGAACCTACATCATAAATATTTACTATATTATTATCTGATAAACTTGCTACTGAAGTTGCTTCTCTTTTAAATTTTTCTACAAATTCTTTGTCGCTACAAAATTGATCTTTTAATATCTTTATTGCAACAAATCTATTTAAGTAATGGCATTTAGCTTTATAAACTATAGCCATACCACCTTCTCCAACTTTTTCAAGAAGTTCATACCTATTACCTAATTTGGTTCCTATCATATTCACACTCTCCTTCAAACAAAATAACGGATATGTTATCTTTACCACCCTTTAACTTGCTAAGTTCCACTAACTGCTTACAGGTTTCTTCATTGTTTTTTTCATTTCTTAATAATATATCACACATTTCCTGTTCATTAGCATAATTAGTTAATCCATCTGTACAAAGTAGCACCTTACAAACTTCATTTAATTTTATATTAAAAGTGTCCACTTGTACAGATAAATTTGTACCTAATGCCCTAGTAATCACATTTTTATTAGGGTGAGTGTTTGCCTCTTCCTTTGTTATTGTTCCTTCATCTAATAATTGTTGTACATAGGAATGGTCCTTTGTTATTTTTTTTACTCCACCTTTAGCTAATATATAACAAGAACTGTCTCCAACATTAGCTACAATCATATTTCCATTATTATCCAATATACAGCAGGTTATAGTAGTTCCCATGCCTTTAAATTTTTCCTTTTCTTTTGCATAGTTATAAATCTTTGTATTAGCATATTCTATAGCATCTATAAGTAAAGTTTTCATATCTTTTAAATCTTCATAATATTTCACATAATCTATAGTTTCTTCTACTGCTAATTTACTAGCTACTTCTCCTGCATTGTGACCTCCCATTCCATCTGCTACTATATATATTTTAAATCGGTCTCCTTCATAATAATCTACAAAGTCTTCATTTATTTCTCTAACATTACCTATATCAGATAGTATCCCCAACATATTTTCCACCCCTTTGCGCTATTTTGAAACATAACTTCTTCTTAGTTGTCCACAGGCAGCATTTATATCTGCTCCCATTTCTCTTCTTATAGTTGTTTCTATTCCATTTTCTTTTAAAATATTACCAAAGGATTCTATATTTTTTGATGTAGACTTTTCATAGCTATTTTCTTTTATTTCATTTACAGGAATTAAGTTAACATGACAAAGCTTTCTTCTTAACAGCGAACTTAATTTTTTAGCTTCTTTTATAGAATCATTTTTCCCCTTTACTAATGCATATTCAAAAGTTATTCTTCTATTAGTTTTATTTATATAATAATCACAAGCTTCCATAAGCTCTTTTATAGAATATTTATTAGCTATGGGCATCATTTCTTTTCTTAATAAATCCTCTGGTGAATGCAAAGATATAGCTAAAGTTATATTATAATTTTTATCTGCTAATTCTTTCATTTTAGGTACTATACCACAAGTAGATAGGGTTATATGTCTTTGTCCTATATTTAGTGTACTTTCAGATGTAACCAAATCTAAAAATTTAGTTACATTTCCGAAATTATCTAAAGGTTCTCCACTTCCCATTAAAACCACATTAGAGATTCTTTCACCTATTTCTTTTTGTGCTGCCATTATTTGAGATAATATTTCTCCACTAGTTAGATTTCTTATAACACCATCTAAAGTAGATGCACAAAATTTACACCCCATTCTACATCCAACTTGAGTAGATACACAAATAGAATTTCCATGTTTATATTTCATCACCACAGATTCTATTATATTTCCATCCTTATACTCAAATAAAAACTTATAGGTGCTTTTATCCTGTGATATTAATTTTTCAACTACTTTTGGTACACCAATATAAAAATTATCAGAAAGCACATTCTTAGTTTTCTCAGGTATGTTTTTCATATTATTAAAATCAAAAATAAGTTTATCATAAATCCAATTAAAAATCTGTTTTGCTCTAAATGCCTTTTCTTCTTTAGAAATTAACCACTCTTCTAACTCTTCTAATGTTAAATCTAATATGTTTTCCATTTTAACACCTACTAACATTTCTTCAATTTAGCTATAAAAAAACCGTCCATTTTATCATTAGGCAATATGGATACAAATCCTTCTTTATGATATATTATATTGTCTACATCTCCATAATATAAGGGTTCTATTTTAAAATTTTTATGTTTTTTTAAAAACCAATTTATATTTTCTTCATTTTCTTCTTTATTTAAAGTACAGGTAGAATATAAAAGTATACCTCCTTCTTTCAAATAAGAAGCTCCATTATTCATTATTTTCCTTTGTATATCTATAATATTTCTAATCTCTTTTTCATTTTTAGTCCATTTTATTTCTGGTTTCTTTCTTATTATGCCTAATCCAGAACAAGGTACATCAATAAGAACTCTGTCAGCCTTTTCTTTTAACTTCTTATTAAAAATAGATGCATCACTTACATTGGTTTCTATATTGTTGGCACCTAATCTCTTAGCATTATCTTCTATTAAAGACAACTTATTTTCATGTACATCATAGGCATATATTTTACTTTTATTATTTATAATTTCTGAAATATGGGTGGTTTTGCCTCCTGGAGCACTACATAAATCTAAAACTATACTTTCTTCAGTAAGTTCCATAGAAGGCGCTACTAGCATTGCACTTTCATCCTGTACAGTAATATCCCCTTCTATAAATAGAGGATTTTTTTCTATGTTTTTACCTTTAATTATTTGTATAGCTTCTGGACATATATATCCTTCTTCTATATTATAACCATATTCACCTAATTTTTCGAAGGCTTCATCATAATCTATTTTTAGATTATTGACTCTAACGGTTATATTAGGTCTTTCATTTAATCCTTTTAATATTTTTTCTGCTATTTCTATACCATATTGGCTTATAAATATTTTTATAAGCCATTTAGGATAGGAATATATAAAACTAAATTTTTCTAAGTTATTTCTATCATTGTAAAATTTTTTATTTTTGTAAGTTCTTATATAATTTCTTAAAACTCCATTTACTAACTTTGAATATTTTATAGATATTTTTTTTGACATCTCTACTGCTTCATTTACTGCAGCAAAGGAAGGTATTTTATCTAAATATCTTATTTGATATATAGTTATCCTTAATATATTAGCTATATTTTTGTCCATAGTTTTAATAGGATTCCTTAAATAACTTTGTATTATAATATCTAAAGTTTCCTTATATTTTAATGTCCCATAAACTATTTCAGTAATTAAGGCCTTGTCATTATCCTTTAAATTACTTTTATTTAGTTTTTTATTTAAAACTATATTTGAATAAGCACCTTCATATAATACAGCCTTTAATACATCCAAAGCTACTTCTCTTGCATTATCCATTATATCCTTTAACCTTTCTTTTAATCATTTCGTCTATTACTTAAAACTATAAGTCTTAATAGTTGTGATATAGCTGTCAATGCCGCTGCTACATACGTCATCGCAGCCGCACTTAAAACTTTCTTTGCTCCATTTACTTCTTCCTTATATAGTATACCTTTGTTTTCTAATAAAACCAATGCTCTTTTGGAAGCATCGAATTCTACAGGTAATGTTATAAGCTGAAATAAAACTACTGCAGAAAAAAGAATTATTCCTATTCTTGTAAGACTAGAAGCTCCCATTAATATACCTATAAAAAACAATATCCAAGAAGCTTGGGAACTAATATTTACTATAGGAACTATAGTATTTCTTATTACAAGGGGAGAATAACTTTCTAAATGCTGTATAGCATGACCTGTTTCGTGAGCTGCCACTCCAATAGATGCCACTGAACTTCCATAATATACATCCTTTGAAAGTCTCATAACTCTTTTACTAGGATCATAATGATCAGAAAGCTTTCCTGGTATAAGTTCTACAGGTACATTATAAAGTCCTTTAGAATCCAAAAGCATTCTGGCTACTTGAGCTCCTGTATATCCCTTAGCTGTTGAAACCCTTGAGTATCTATCAAAAGATGAAGATACTTTTAATTGGGCCCAAGCCGCTATGAGCATAGCAGGAATCAATATCAAAAATGTACTATCATAATAAAACATATTATTATCTTTAGTAAGAAAATATTCTATCAATACTCTCCTACTAAAGTTCACCTCCTTTCATTTCATCCTAT contains the following coding sequences:
- a CDS encoding zinc metallopeptidase, whose translation is MIEYFLTKDNNMFYYDSTFLILIPAMLIAAWAQLKVSSSFDRYSRVSTAKGYTGAQVARMLLDSKGLYNVPVELIPGKLSDHYDPSKRVMRLSKDVYYGSSVASIGVAAHETGHAIQHLESYSPLVIRNTIVPIVNISSQASWILFFIGILMGASSLTRIGIILFSAVVLFQLITLPVEFDASKRALVLLENKGILYKEEVNGAKKVLSAAAMTYVAAALTAISQLLRLIVLSNRRND